A region of the Bacillus basilensis genome:
TTTTAAACAAACGTTTGTTTAATTCTCCTACACCAAATTTCTTCATCACATAAATAAAAAAATAAGAATACCCCATTTACATATATTCAAGAATTATAGTTAGTTATAACGTAAAACTCATTTTCTTATAGTGAATTAATCCTGCATATTATTATATGTATTTCTGTAAGAATGGGAGTTTTTTACTCAAGATTAAATGGGTATAGTTCTTTAAATCTATAAAAATTTAGTTTAGACTTTCTTGTCCCAACCAATATCTAAAAGTGAAAGTTTAGACTTTCTTGTCTAAATGGTTTGGAGTTTCATGTACTTGTACAACCGCATTTTGTTGATAAGACCCCAATTAGTTTCACTCAAACTACCCCCCATAAAAGCAACATAATATATACATAAAATAAAAAAAGATTTATGAAAGACTTTTGTAACATTTGGGAAAGAGAAATGAAAGATTTATAAACTAAGATGAACTTACTGATATTGACGTTATATCAGTCGTTAATAAAAAGTACAAGTAGTGAGTGAGGAACAGCATTGTATTTCAGCAATCTAAACTACATTCTACTAAGAGAGGAAAACAAAAATGAAAAAAAACTTTAACACAATTAGAATGGGAAAGAAATTAATTCCTGCCACAGCGGCATTAGGTATTCTTTTTTCTGTAGCTCCTGTTGCAGAGAACAAAGCTAGCGCAGGTTTAGCCACGGTGTTGGATGTGACTATTACTTCATTAGGTATTGTAGCTGATATTTATGAAAAGCTTGGGATATCTGTAGGGGAGCCTGACTTATCTAATTACACTGGCCCCTATGCAGAGAATGTGTCTTACAGAGCTCCTAACTTTAAATCTGGGGAATTTAATATTTCTATGCATCATACGAAAGGAGATTCCAATTTCACTAGAACGATTAAAGTACTTTATCCAGATGGAAAAAGTGAGATGAAACACTTAAAATCGGGACAACAGCTTAAGATTACAGAACCCGGTACAATTGTAGATTTGAAACCCCTTGCAGAATCTGTATCAGAGCACGATCTTCTTTACATTACAAAAGCGCAATTGGATGAAGGAAAAACCGGAGTTGCGCTTAATCAAGGTATCACCATATACGTAGAAAAAACATCCGGTGAAAATAAAGTACTTGTTGACGAATTTTATAAGAAGAAATTTGGAGCAGATTCTCTTGACGGTTTTAAAGGGTTAGGGGTGGACCGCTTTTCTTATTTAACAGATGAACAAAAGAAGGTAGCAACATTGACTTCACATCCAGTAGGTAGAGAAGTTCTTTCTAATTATGTTACGAATAACCCTACAGCTCAAGCAGATTTTAATAACCGGTCAAGTAATGTATTCGCAGAGATCACCAATACCCTAGAGACACCTATTAAAGCAGCATATGGCTCACTAAATCACGGTGAATCCTATCAAATTATCCCCTATAAAAAAGGAAGCAATAAAGTATTGGTAAAAGCAGGTTCAAAATATCTTTCAGGGAAAGAAGGAAATGTTCTTCAATATTCCGATTCGATTGGTGACGATGAATTGTTTGAACTTGTCTCAGCCCCCGCTTTTCTTAATAAATGGCAGTTTGATTTGGTAAACAAGAATGGAGTACGTCTGACTAGTAATCCATACATTCAAGGCTTCCTGAAGGAAAACGATGGTGCTAATTCTTTCAGATCTGGAATTAGTTTCACTGCAAAAACGAATGATGAAGTTCACAACTGGTTAATAGACTGGTACCCTGGTAAAGAACATGATAGACAGAAGTATGATGGAAGAGTAGAGTTCAAAGCTAATGATAAAAGTGATGGCTCTATATGGACTGCATACGATGCTTCTGGAAAATTAATAACGAATAGTTGGATAGAACGAGATGGAGCATATCATTATGCAGATGCTTCAGGAGTTCTTTTGAAGGGTTGGCAGGAAATTAAAGGTAATACGTATTATTTTGCTCCGCATTCTAATTCCCTGGTAGTGTCGTCAAACTCATCTGATGCACAGATTGAGGGTAAGGTCTATCATTTCAAGGATTCTGGTGTTCTGCAGCGATCAGCCTGGAAAGATGAGCAATATTCTGATGCTTCTGGAGCGTTTGTTAAAGAGGGTCTGAAAGAAACAGAAGGTAAAATTTACTATTTTAAAGATTTCGCGGTTACAAAGAATGAAATGCGTCTAGAAGACCAACATGTCATTCTTCACTTTTCCAACAAAGGCGTGCTTGAGAGGGCTTCAGATCTGAATGGGAAAGCATTAGCTAGTACTACTACTGTTACTCTTAACGGGAAACACGTAGTCTTTGAGAAAGACGGTTCTGTTAGAAAGCCAGGACTCACTGGAAAGAGATCTTTCCCCCAATCAGATGGAACTGAAAAGGTCACAATGCACTATTATAGCTTAGAGGATGGAGCTTCCCATTCGGGTTGGAAGATAATTGATGGAAAGAATTATCATTTTAAAGATGGTCAGCACTATACTTTCGATGGTCATGAAACCATTGACGGAAAAAGATATTATTTTAATAATGACGGACAAGCTATGCTGACAGGGTTTAAAAAAGATAACGGTAAGATATACCACTTTGATGATAAAGGCGAAATGCAAAAAGGGTGGCAAGAAATCGATGGTAAATGGTATTACTTCGATGATTCTGGAGCAGCTAAGATAGGATGGTTCTCTGTTGGTGGTGGATACCATTTCCCTTATTACGGGTACTTTACTTATTATGCCAAAGAAGATGGTTCAATTTATCAAAACACCACTGTTGAACTTGATAATGGGAAAGGCGTTTGGAAGACTTATAAATTTGACAGTCATGGACACAAAGGTTATTAATAATCCAAAAAGAGTCTGTTTTTTATAAATATGACTCTCTAAATGAGATCCCTCAACCTAACTGGATCATATAACTCTGAAAAACTAAAGACAAGTCTTCCAATCAGTGAATGAGAAAATGGGTTAAAGAGTGGGCGTTGATATTCCTTTAAGAATTTAATCATGTGAAGAAGTACATTTCTAGTGTCCATGAAACAACAAGTCAAGAATGGCGGTAGGACCTTCGTCTTTGCTAGTAATGGATATTACAAGGTAAAAAGTTAGTTAATAATGGGCTAATATTGTTGCAAATAATGGTAGCACCCCAGTTGTAGCTTCTAGTGAGTTTATTTTAAAAACCTGAGAATACAACCTCACAGGTGATAACCACAAATGGGAGTTAGAAAGTATTAAGTAAAGAATGATACTATATATGGTACCCCCTGTCCGTATGGAGAGGGGGGTACATATATAGATTTCTAATGTAACAAGTCTTTCTATAAATTTATTACCTCTATTCTATACGCCACAAACTAAATACTCCCCAGTATGTATTCTTTTCAGAATGGTACATAAACAGAACTTATCTAGTCATACAAGTAATCAAGTGTTAAAATTACCATCTGGATTATAGAATCACTTTTAATAATTTTTAGTGAATATAAGATCAAATTGTTGGATTCTAACCTAGCAATACTATCAGTTATAGCACCTGCATCTCCAAGTTCCATAGATTTATTAGATTAAAGCAGATAATAGAAACATTTCAATTGTGGTTTATGCACAAGAAGCGAGGATTATATATGAAAAAAAGGATTTTAATCGTAGAAGATGAAGAAAACATTCGAGAAGTATGTAAACGGTACTTAGAAAGAGAAGGATACGAAGTATATACAGCTATGAATGGAATGGAAGGCTGGGATGTATTTCATCAATATCAACCAGATTTAATTATTTTAGATCTCATGATGCCGAAAAAAGATGGATGGGAATTATGTGAGGAAATTCGTCAACAATCCAATGTCCCTATTATTATGTTAACTGCTAAGGGAGAGGAAAGAGATCGAATTTTAGGTTTAACAATGGGAGCAGATGATTATGTAACAAAGCCGTTTTCACCTCGTGAATTAGTATTAAGGGTTCAAATTATACTAAGAAGAGGCAATCAAATACCGATACAAGCAAAAGAATCCCTATCAGAAGTAATAGAATTTCCAGATTTGAAAATTTATCCAAAGACGAGATGTGTACTTGTTTGTGAAAATAAAGTGGAATTAACGGTGAAAGAATTTGAGGTACTTTATGTCATGGCACAGCATCCAAAACAAGTATTTTCTCGTTCGCAACTTCTTGAACTTATTTGGGATTTTGAACATGAAGGGGGCACAAACACAGTAACCGTGTTAGTGAGTCGTTTACGTGACAAACTGGAGAAGCATACGATAAAGAATCGTTGGATTCATACTGTTTGGGGAATAGGATATCGCTTTGAGCCAAATGGAGGAAATGAAACATGAGATTACGCATTCAATTGTTATTGATGAATTTATTAAGTACCAGTATCCTGGTAATTGCTATATGGTATAGTGAAACGCAAATGTTACTTGAACCAGAACAAACACGGTTATTAACAGTAATTGCGGTTGTAGGACTGATTATTTCAACGTTTATTTACTGGTTAATGACACGCCCTATCATGAGGTCCATTCAAAATTTAATTGAACTAACGAAACAATTTAGCGATAGACAATTTGAAACGAGGTATATAATTGGAAAAGAACCACGGGAGTTTAAAGAATTAGCGACAGCCTTCCAACAGATGGCCAAAAATTTGGAAGAAGGGTTTACTAAGTTAGAAGAAGGGGAAAAAGCACGTAAAGAGCTCATTACGAATATTTCACACGACTTACGAACACCTATGGCTAGCATACAATTGATGATAGAAGCATTACAAGATAATCTGATTGAAGATCCTGAAATGAGAAATCAGTACTTAGTTACGATTTTAAAAGAAATAAAAAGATTAAGTGGATTAATCAATGACTTATTTGACCTTTCAAAGTTAGAAATTGGGCAAGTAGATTTTCATCCAACTTTAATACATATGGACAAAGTCCTATTGGATGTACTAGAGGCACATTCTGTCTTATTAGCAAACAAACAGATTGATTTAAAATTGGAGGTTCCTGAGAAATTACCTCGACTTTTAATTATGCCGTGTAAAATAGCACGGGTGATTAGTAATTTGTTAGATAATGCAATCCGGTATTCACCTGTATCTGGAACAATCCAGCTGATTGTAGAGGAAAATAGGAAAAATCAGCAAGTCCAATTCATTTTGCGTGATGAAGGAGAAGGGATTACTCCTAATGACCAATTACGCGTATTTGAACGTTTTTTTAGAACAGATCAATCAAGATCCTCACAATCTGGGGGATCCGGTCTCGGACTAGCCATTACAAAATCATTAATTAAAATGCACAAAGGAGAAATTGGTGTGAGAGATCGCTTAGACGGCAAACAGGGAAGTGAATTTTGGTTTACTCTTCCCGTCACATCAGAAAAAATTACGACTGTTAAAAGAATTTCTGGTTAACATACCAATAAATAGCTATTGAACATGAAAGTTTCCCTACTTAAGTTACAATAAAGATGTTTAATTCTGCCCTTATAATCACACAAAACACCGTCCAGTTAACCTAGACGGTGTTTTTAATAGTTGTTTAATATCTCTGTATTGTGAATTACATTGCTTAAATTGAATAACAATAAAGTCGTTTAAAATCTAAGTCGTATTCAACAATCGCGCCCGATTCTTGAATAACTCAAGATTAGCTATAAATTCATTCATTTAAAAATCTATAGGACTTTGATATTTAATAATCTTGTTTTAGAGACCATACCAGCACTTTCTAACGTTTGTTTCGAGGGAGTGTTATAATACCAACAACCGCAAATCGGATTTAGATTATTGTCATAACACCATTCCTTTAAATGATGAATTATCGTTCTGCCTATTCCTTTTTTTCTGTATTGTTCATTTGTAAACATGCCCATATTTCCATATCTATCAAGTAACTTACTTGTTTCGATAATCCCTATTCCAAGCAGAATACTTCCTTTGGTGTAGGTGAATATTTCCCTATTTTCAATACGTTCCTCCACTTTATCAAGGAAGTCCTGACATACCTCAGTTATTTTTATAGCATCGCTAGGCACCGCAGCTCTGAATTCCCCATCTTTAAATAATTTCCCCTTTGGAATTTCCACTTTGTTATCTTGGAAAAAGTAAGCTTGTTTTTCGATCTTATAATCATGATCTAATACCAAACTTAAAAAAAGTTCGTCGCATGTTGGAACCAGTATTGACCGAATTGAATGATCCTTAAGAACATTGTCAAAAATCTCTTGGGATTTTTTGTAGTATGATAAATCTAAATAAAATTGAGTTAGGGACTGGTTACTCTGTATGGCATAATAACCTGCAACTTCGAAGTTGTAACTGATTGTATAAAATACGGAATTGAGAATGTGCTCCTCTAAAACAGAATCAATAGGAGAACTTAATGTACTAACATATCTTTGGATTAAATCCCCAATATCACTTTGTTTACATTCTTTAAAATAAAAACTCATGTTTGGACACCTCGTATTTTTGTTGATCTCATTAGTACTCATGCAATAGATCTTATTACTCATAAAATAAAGAGAATCTATCCAATAAATCATATAAAAGTATTAGTGTGAAATTCTATTTTAGTTTCGTGAAATCCTTCTCTAACCTCCAAGTTAGTTGTACAATCTTACTTTACAATCTGGCCCTTTTGTTCAATAGTATGACTGGCGTTTTTTAAACAACTTTATTATTCTTTAAACGACTTTATTGTAAATTTTACATAGACTAAACTAAGAAGAGGATATTATGCTCAATATATGAGCATATATCCTCTTTTCTTATACATATTAGATTAGTAATACGGATATTGAAAATATAGTTCAATACGTATGCAATATTCAGAAAAATACGTATACTTTATGTGGCAGACGTAGCCCATAGCGGGAGGCGTAGTGAGGTCTTTAGACCGAGCGTTAATATTTTTTAGGGGTGAAATGCTATGAGAGTACAAGAGGTTCTCATAGAGAATAACAACAAAAGATACATATTAATGGATCAAGAAGGATTCCCTGTAATGCCAGTTATGAAATATATAAAGTATTTAGATAAGACAGGAAAAAGACCTAATACTCAAAAAACATATTGTTATTCCTTAAAACATTTTTATACCTACTTAGAAGAAACAAACAAAGATTACAAAATTATTAGATTAGAAGATTTAGTTGACTTTGTTGGGTGGTTAAAAAGCCCCTATCAGGGTTCAAATGTCACTCCTCTTCAACAAAAGGGCCAGATTGTTGAATAACAGTTATATAGAAAACTGGTTATATATGTTAAAGTTTGTAATAGATTGTGGAGATTTCTACTTAAAGTTAGTATGCACGTTAATTAAAAAACATTTTCTTAAAGGGGGGAGTGTTTATTACTTTGGAACATAAAGAAGTGAATATTGAACATGAAAAAATAAATGACAAACTTGCTCTGGATAAGTAGAGTATTGCACAAGTTTGCCATAGGCAACAGTCTGTTTTTTCACTACAAAAAATCAGTAAAATACGAGAAGGAAGTGATCGATTTGAACAAACAGAAAGCGGTAGAAATAGCAAGAAAGTATGGTTTGGAAGTTAAAGAGGAGTCCATCATATTCAACGAGTCCGGTTTAGATTTTCTGGTTGCTTATGCAGAAGACGATAAAGGCGAAGAATGGGTGCTAAGGTATCCGAGACGGGACGATGTGATGCCAAGGACGATAGTGGAGAAGAAAGCACTGGATCTTGTAAATAAATATGCCACTTTTCAGGTTCCAGTCTGGTCGGTTTATGAAGGCGATCTAATAGCTTATAAAAAGTTAATCGGAGTGCCAGCAGGCACGATTGATCCGGAGATTCAAAACTATGTGTGGGAGATGGATTATGAAAATGTGCCTGAACAATTTCACCAGACATTAGCCAAAGCGTTGGCTTCGCTACACACAGTTCCGAAAACAGAGGCTCTTAAAGTAGGCCTGTTTGTCCAGACAGCAGAAGAGGCAAGAAAATCGATGATTGAGCGTATGGAAAAGGTTAAAGCGAAGTTTGGCGTAGGCGAATCCTTATGGAACCGCTGGCAGGCCTGGGTAAAAAATGAGGAATTGTGGCCTCAGAGAACAGGTCTGATTCATGGGGATGTTCATGCTGGCCACACGATGATTGATAAAGATGCTAACTTAACCGGTTTTATCGACTGGACCGAAGCAAAAGTAACGGATGTATCAAATGACTTTGTTTTCCAGTACCGGGTATTCGGGGAGGCAGCCCTGGAGAAACTGATCAACTATTACCGGCAAGCAGGCGGGATTTACTGGCCTGCCATGAAAGAGCACGTCATTGAACTTAATGCGGCATACCCTGTTGCGATAGCTGAGTTTGCGATTATCTCAGGCTTGGAAGAATATGAGCAGATGGCGAAAGAAACATTGGAAGTGAATGACCGCTAGCGTTAGAAAAAAACGAATTGATGATTCATATTTCTAATGTTCCACAATCGGGCGCTTTAATTGAGCAAGAAGTACAAAAATTATCAAACTTTTTTATAAAAGGATGATTTAATTGAAAATAGAAAAAGCGTGTTTTGATCAATCTTTTTTCAAAAGACGCTTTTTCTATTTGTTCTTTTATAAAGGTTTATTAAGTTAATTTAATCAAACTTTATTCAAAAGCTACAGTTAAATTTAAAGAAACAAAATTGATTAATACTAGTTCAAATCGTTATTAATAGATTGTATTTTTTGGGTGATTGGGAGTTTGTACATGTAATTTTACATAAAAACCAAAAGTTTAATTAAATTAATATATAATAATTTATATATATCAAATTTAGATAATTAGTTAATTATTTATCTAAAACTAAAAGAAGGATTGAAATAAAATGTCAAGAATTAGCATAACAAAGTCCCAAGATAGTATAATGATTGCATGGCAATCAGCAGAGATTACCATCGCCTTAAAAGACATAATTACCATATCTATGAATGATGTTCCTCATAATAAGCTTGACCATGTTGTTTATATTGGAACTCCATCTTCCTCGAAGAATAGAACACTGATACATACTACAAATTTAAACTTCATTATATTCGCTGTTAATCCATCTATAGTATTAGAAGAAATTAATATTGAGTAATACTATTCTGATTAAAACACGAGCTTAGTTAAAATTCTTTAATTACATTTAGTTATTAGGTTATAAAAAATGAACTGCCAGAAAAGTGGACTGTTAAGGTTCTTAATCACCTTATAAAATAGAAGTTTCCACTTTCTGGTCTAAAAAGTATCCATTTTCATGTCTTTGTACACTTGTACAACAGTAGGAGGGGATAGCATCTTCACTTAACCAACTGTTCGTTAAATTCCGATTTAACGAACAGTTTGAACTAGTTTTAATTTAGTTTACTACATACTCTTTCAAATATGGGGGATTTTATGAATACACAAGAGATTGAGCGGATTTATCAAAAAATTTCGAAAAAAAGAATAAATCCCTCTTATAATTTTTGGAGTGAGGTCAATAAGGAGTGTTGGGCGAAAAGGTCCATAAAATAGGTCATAGAGACTATATATGTTGATGAATTTAAAAGAAATAGGTTGGAAATGTCCGAATAATATCTATAAAACTCAATTTATTACTCCTAAGTAATTAACTATATAGTAGAAACGCTATTAGGATTACAAGTTAAACTTTTAACCGTTAAACAGAAGGGAGCGTAACATAAGCTACGCTCCCTTCTGTTTAACGGTTAATTCTTGAAGCAATGTCATTACAAACATACACAACACCGCCGAACACTAATATAGCACCAAATAACAAGTTTATCAGTTCTCTTTCCATGTTACATTCCTCCTTTCGTATCTGACATCTATATAATGGATCAAACTTTGCAGTTTGATATCCATATAACTCTAACTCTCTGTAGTTGATTCAAAAGCAAGTGATACGAGTCAGTCTTAACTTCCTTAACTATCCATTTTGCATCAAATTTTACTAATTGAGATTATATCTATAAGATACTATATCAAAAAATCACTTTTAAGATTTTACGGTTTTTACTTTCTTGTTGATATACACTTTTTAAGCGGTCTATGCGTCGTCTTATCAGACTGAACATCTTAGCAGTCTTAACTCTTAACGGTTTCAGATGCGTTAGCGGTCTACTGAAAATAGGGGAGGGTTTACAGTTGAAATACGATGTCAAATGTCTGTTTTTCTTTCTGACGTCTCAAAACAAAAGAATACTCCTTGTTTTGAGATAGTTAATTATTTTTGCGCTGATACTAATACAACGTAAGATACTAACCTAGAATCGCCAGATAAATTGCAAATAGCAACAAATATGCCATTTGCAACAGATAATAAACAATTAACTAACTAATTTACTAAATGTTACAATAAAACATTCAAAATTTATCTCAATAACACGTCACCACTTGTCTTTTTGAAACGTCACTAAGAAAAATTATACAACTGCCGATAATAAAGGTTATGTAAACTAATAAAAAGTAAGTTGTTATAGATACCCTTATATCAGTGGTTTTTTTAACTACATACTTCCCCCTACAATTAGAACATTACAAATTAATTTTTCACAATATAGAATACTGGTTCTAATCTAAAAAAATGATTTTTCACCGAATTAACTTGTAGCTGATGTCATAATTTATGTTTGTTGGTGATTTAGAATTTTAAAATGTTCCGTTTATGATGGTTAATCACAAACAGACCATTTTCCACAATTCGGACAAATTGTAACAGAGAAACCTTCAAAATCATCGTAGTTTTCTTCAATTTCAATTGTTAATAAATGAATATCTCCATCATAGATAATTTCCAAAAACGTTAATATTGTTCGTAAAATTGGTATTTCGTGCGAAGTTTTATGATGTTTGTTGTTGTACCCTTCTTTCGATTCTTTTATGTTCATACAACAGAATTCATTGTTCTCTTTTCATCAATAAGTAAATTTTGGGTTCTGGTGCAAAAACTTCAAGGTAATTACAAGTAATCTCTAAAATTTGGACATACTTTGAACACACCAATATGTAACAATAGATTTTCCCTTTAAAACGGAGCAGTTAGCTTTTGCAAACTGTTCTTTTATGGCTTGTTCACTTCAACCCATTCACCATCGTATATCATCCAACCATCATGATTGTACAATTCTTCTTGCATTTTCCTTTTACTTCGATTCTCGCCTTCGATACGTTCTTTAATTTTTCTAAATGATCCCTGTACTTTTATATAATCGCTTTTCAGCTTCATGATTTGCTTTTCACTAACTATCCCCCCTATGGCGAGCAATCATAGGGGGGGAAGTTATGAATGAAGAAAATATTGTTTTATGTGAAGTTTCTGTTGAATCAATTTTAGGTTTCTCAACGCTCCCACCTATTTTCCGTCATTCACTTTATCAACAGGAGCAACTAAATTATGTATTCACCAATGTCTTCATTCCCTTTTCTTACTCGATCCTGTGAGTTACATCCAATTGATTTAGTTTTCAACGAACAAGACTAGAGACTATCCCTCCCCCTAGTAACGTGTGAAACTCGCATTTATGATTCAAATAACGGTTTTATCTAAATCCATTCACTATATTCATGCTTTTACATACTATAATTATTACCTTTCTGAATAATGTGAGCTCGTCAATTTCATTATGATTAGGTATAAGGAGCGCTAATTGAGAGTGCTCTTTTTGTATTTGTATATACCAGAATAAGAATTATATTTAATTTTTATTAATCTTTTTTTATAACTTTGAATACATTATTACTAATCCCAGGAATACACAGGTTTCTCTTGACCAGTTACCTTGTATCCCTTGAATTCCTTGTAAAGTGAGCCCGTAATAACTAGCGGGTTCTTTTATTTTCGATCATATAATAACAATTTTATTTAAACTTGCACCTACACTAAAAGCATACATTATTTCTGAGTACGTCTTGGTATTGAAGTGCTTTTAAAAGCGCTCTTTTTTTTAATAATACCTTTGTTTAAACTTCTTATCTTTTTATCACTCATCGACATACAAATACATATTATATATAGATTATTATTTGATAGAACTGAAGTGACCCCTAAAAGTTAGACACGGTTATTTCATTAGGCAGCTTGATAAAAGTGAGTCCGGTATTGTACCGGGCTCATTTTTAATTTTGCCTTAATCCGTTTCGTATTATAATAATCTATATATTTTTCTAATTCTCTTTTAAAATGCTCTACACTTTCAAACTCTTTTATGTAGAGGAACTCCGACTTCATAATCCCAAAGAAATTCTCTATTACTGCGTTGTCGTAACAGTTGCCTTTTCGAGACATACTCTGGACGATAGCTCTTGATTCAAGTGTACAGACGTACTGTCTCATTTGATAATGCCATCCTTGATCTGAATGCATCAGTAGCTGGTGGGTTTCAGGTAAACGTTCCAATGCTTTCTCTAACATCTCTGAAACAAGTGAATACGTCGGTCTAGAACCAATTGTATAGGTAATAATTTCACCATTATACAAATCTAATACAGGTGATACATACAGTTTTTCTCCAAATAATTTAAACTCTGTGATGTCTGTTACCCATTTTTGATTCGGTGCATCTGTATGAAAATTACGCTCTAAAAAATTAGGTGCAATTCTACCAACTTTTCCTTTATAAGACTTATATTTTTTCATACGCACAACACACTTTAATCCAAGCTCTTTCATAATGCGCTGAACCTTCTTGTGATTCACTTTCTGACCACGATTCGTTAATTCATCACGAATGCGACGGTAACCATAACGACCTTCATTTTCCTCATAAATCGCTTTAATCTCCGCTTTCAAATCGGCATCTACATCTGGACGATTCATTTTCTTTACTAAATCATAATACGTGCTTCGAGGAATAGTAGCTAGCTCCACGAGTGCCTTCACCGAATATTTATGCCTTAATTCATAGACTACTTGCGCTTTGTCTTGTTTCGTGATTTTTCCTTGTTTTGAACTAAGGCATTCAACTTTTTTAAGTACTCATTTTCCATCTCAAGCTGTTGAATACGTGCTTCAAGTGCTTCGACTGACCCTTCAGCTAAAGCTTGTTTTAATTGTTTATTTGAATCTTTTTTCATGGATAGACGCCCCTTTTTCTTAGATTGAAGGGCATCAATTCCTTGTGTTTCGAACTGTTTTTTCCAAACAGAAATCGTTGAAGGGGCAGGAATGTTAAAGATAGCTGCCGTCTCAAATAAGGACATACCGTTTTCAATCATAAAGTTTAGTACGTCTAGTTTAAATTGTTGTGTGTAATTTGTACATCGTTTTAGAAAAGCTTCCACACCATTCTGTTTATATTGGTTTACCCAATTCAAAATGATTGTGTCACTTATACCGATCGATCTACCCATTTCTCGATAACTTTCATTTCCGTTCAAATAACGTAGAACGATTTGTATTTTTTCATCAGCAGTAAATTTAGCCATAGAAAAACTGCACCTCCAATTGTTAGACTGTGTCTAACAATTGGGATGCAGTTCATTCGAAGGTGCTCTTTTTTTACATATACCAATTGATTATCCCAAGCACATTTCAGAAAAGTTTCGTATGATATGGCGTATTCCTTTCTTTGAAAAGATAAAACTCGTTACGAGAGCGCTTTTATGAAGTGCTCTTTTTGTGTTTTCAATTAATACAAAATGAAATTTTTGTTTAGTTTAATTTCCTTTCATTTCCGAATAATGTTTTCGACCCTGTTCATACTATTT
Encoded here:
- a CDS encoding GNAT family N-acetyltransferase, giving the protein MSFYFKECKQSDIGDLIQRYVSTLSSPIDSVLEEHILNSVFYTISYNFEVAGYYAIQSNQSLTQFYLDLSYYKKSQEIFDNVLKDHSIRSILVPTCDELFLSLVLDHDYKIEKQAYFFQDNKVEIPKGKLFKDGEFRAAVPSDAIKITEVCQDFLDKVEERIENREIFTYTKGSILLGIGIIETSKLLDRYGNMGMFTNEQYRKKGIGRTIIHHLKEWCYDNNLNPICGCWYYNTPSKQTLESAGMVSKTRLLNIKVL
- a CDS encoding N-acetylmuramoyl-L-alanine amidase family protein, whose translation is MKKNFNTIRMGKKLIPATAALGILFSVAPVAENKASAGLATVLDVTITSLGIVADIYEKLGISVGEPDLSNYTGPYAENVSYRAPNFKSGEFNISMHHTKGDSNFTRTIKVLYPDGKSEMKHLKSGQQLKITEPGTIVDLKPLAESVSEHDLLYITKAQLDEGKTGVALNQGITIYVEKTSGENKVLVDEFYKKKFGADSLDGFKGLGVDRFSYLTDEQKKVATLTSHPVGREVLSNYVTNNPTAQADFNNRSSNVFAEITNTLETPIKAAYGSLNHGESYQIIPYKKGSNKVLVKAGSKYLSGKEGNVLQYSDSIGDDELFELVSAPAFLNKWQFDLVNKNGVRLTSNPYIQGFLKENDGANSFRSGISFTAKTNDEVHNWLIDWYPGKEHDRQKYDGRVEFKANDKSDGSIWTAYDASGKLITNSWIERDGAYHYADASGVLLKGWQEIKGNTYYFAPHSNSLVVSSNSSDAQIEGKVYHFKDSGVLQRSAWKDEQYSDASGAFVKEGLKETEGKIYYFKDFAVTKNEMRLEDQHVILHFSNKGVLERASDLNGKALASTTTVTLNGKHVVFEKDGSVRKPGLTGKRSFPQSDGTEKVTMHYYSLEDGASHSGWKIIDGKNYHFKDGQHYTFDGHETIDGKRYYFNNDGQAMLTGFKKDNGKIYHFDDKGEMQKGWQEIDGKWYYFDDSGAAKIGWFSVGGGYHFPYYGYFTYYAKEDGSIYQNTTVELDNGKGVWKTYKFDSHGHKGY
- the mphM gene encoding macrolide 2'-phosphotransferase MphM, giving the protein MNKQKAVEIARKYGLEVKEESIIFNESGLDFLVAYAEDDKGEEWVLRYPRRDDVMPRTIVEKKALDLVNKYATFQVPVWSVYEGDLIAYKKLIGVPAGTIDPEIQNYVWEMDYENVPEQFHQTLAKALASLHTVPKTEALKVGLFVQTAEEARKSMIERMEKVKAKFGVGESLWNRWQAWVKNEELWPQRTGLIHGDVHAGHTMIDKDANLTGFIDWTEAKVTDVSNDFVFQYRVFGEAALEKLINYYRQAGGIYWPAMKEHVIELNAAYPVAIAEFAIISGLEEYEQMAKETLEVNDR
- a CDS encoding cell wall metabolism sensor histidine kinase WalK, with the protein product MRLRIQLLLMNLLSTSILVIAIWYSETQMLLEPEQTRLLTVIAVVGLIISTFIYWLMTRPIMRSIQNLIELTKQFSDRQFETRYIIGKEPREFKELATAFQQMAKNLEEGFTKLEEGEKARKELITNISHDLRTPMASIQLMIEALQDNLIEDPEMRNQYLVTILKEIKRLSGLINDLFDLSKLEIGQVDFHPTLIHMDKVLLDVLEAHSVLLANKQIDLKLEVPEKLPRLLIMPCKIARVISNLLDNAIRYSPVSGTIQLIVEENRKNQQVQFILRDEGEGITPNDQLRVFERFFRTDQSRSSQSGGSGLGLAITKSLIKMHKGEIGVRDRLDGKQGSEFWFTLPVTSEKITTVKRISG
- a CDS encoding response regulator transcription factor, whose translation is MKKRILIVEDEENIREVCKRYLEREGYEVYTAMNGMEGWDVFHQYQPDLIILDLMMPKKDGWELCEEIRQQSNVPIIMLTAKGEERDRILGLTMGADDYVTKPFSPRELVLRVQIILRRGNQIPIQAKESLSEVIEFPDLKIYPKTRCVLVCENKVELTVKEFEVLYVMAQHPKQVFSRSQLLELIWDFEHEGGTNTVTVLVSRLRDKLEKHTIKNRWIHTVWGIGYRFEPNGGNET